In a single window of the Papaver somniferum cultivar HN1 chromosome 8, ASM357369v1, whole genome shotgun sequence genome:
- the LOC113304993 gene encoding F-box/kelch-repeat protein At3g23880-like produces MEEANKNETREADTALFMNEVVFLNEEKLIPKNYETKNSEEGVCCHYDYDKRIICIWNPSTREYKKIPLFINDGSEKIEDAVYGFGYDGANDDNKSPSLVWRVQESSVEVIMSFNLSNDRIVEIPLPEATLPHPIDRTGEVGANVGLLEGCLCLVYSEDAWKTVDVWVMKDYGAIESWTKQFTIIQYMPRAIWCPVLAFKDGDILANNILESVVCKPKEVGGLRKVNILCNSPNGRCYRRVLESATYVESLVSLNTGTYYGKKILKTQTTSGKKTEKGKRSPGLMKKLITVIIIIEKQFMVLVEKLD; encoded by the exons atggaagaagcaaacaagaacgAAACAAGGGAAGCCGATACTGCTCTTTTCATGAACGAAgtggtattcttaaacgaagagaaattaataccaaagaactatgaAACAAAGAATAGTGAAGAAGGAgtatg ttgccattacgaTTATGATAAACGTATTATTTGTATATGGAATCCGTCGACTAGAGAATATAAGAAAATACCATTATTTATAAACGACGGTTCTGAGAAAATTGAGGATGCCGTGTATGGGTTTGGTTATGATGGTGCTAATGACGACAACAA GAGCCCTTCATTGGTTTGGCGAGTCCAAGAAAGCTCTGTTGAGGTTATCATGTCTTTCAATCTAAGCAATGACAGAATCGTGGAAATACCATTACCAGAAGCAACACTGCCACACCCAATAGATAGGACCGGTGAGGTGGGGGCAAATGTGGGTTTGTTGGAAGGTTGTCTTTGTTTAGTCTATAGTGAAGACGCTTGGAAAACTGTTGATGTATGGGTGATGAAGGATTATGGAGCGATAGAATCTTGGACTAAACAGTTTACAATTATTCAATACATGCCGAGAGCTATTTGGTGTCCTGTTTTGGCATTTAAGGATGGTGATATTCTTGCAAACAATATCTTGGAATCTGTTGTATGCAAGCCAAAGGAAGTAGGAGGGCTTAGAAAGGTGAACATTCTCTGTAATAGCCCTAATGGGCGTTGTTATAGGAGAGTTTTGGAATCAGCAACTTATGTAGAGAGCTTAGTTTCCCTTAATACGGGCACTTACTATGGGAAGAAGATATTAAAGACACAAACGACGTCTGGAAAGAAAACGGAAAAGGGAAAAAGGTCACCGGGACTTATGAAGAAGCTCATAACGGTGATAATCATCATTGAAAAACAGTTTATGGTGTTGGTAGAAAAACTGGATTGA